One region of Phycisphaerae bacterium genomic DNA includes:
- a CDS encoding sigma-54-dependent Fis family transcriptional regulator, producing the protein MANVLVIDDEENLSYSLQLALKRAGHTCRVADRIAAGLAECNRQLPDLILLDVQLPDGNGIDLMARLRQEGMDVPVIVITAYGTVASAVAAMKQGAVDFIQKPLSMEEVCLAVDRCLENRRIRNRLDAFQEAQRRESEDIRIVGQCPEIVQVLSIAQRIAALPADPGGGLVTTLILGETGTGKGVVARYIHHHCLRPDRPFVQVNCTAIPENLFEAELFGHEKGSFTDAKATRKGLFETAHEGTLFLDEIGDMPSSTQAKLLVAIESGRYRRLGAAAERSADVRIIAATNSDLQRRVEERAFRADLFFRLKVFAIELPPLRARGDDLFLLTEHFLGTFCRNLHKRVPAVPLRTREVMRRYPWPGNVRELANVLQRAVLINDSDQLEPAMLGLEGASVAATPPVGSTQFDFAREDCTLSGVERKLLQAALEFTKGNVSETARLLGLTRGGLRHKMEKLGL; encoded by the coding sequence ATGGCCAATGTTCTGGTGATCGATGACGAAGAGAACCTCAGCTACTCGCTGCAGCTGGCCCTGAAGCGTGCCGGCCACACCTGCCGCGTCGCCGACCGGATCGCCGCGGGCCTGGCAGAGTGCAATCGCCAGCTACCCGATCTCATCCTCCTGGACGTCCAGCTTCCGGACGGCAACGGCATCGACCTGATGGCCCGGCTCCGCCAGGAAGGCATGGACGTGCCGGTCATCGTCATCACCGCCTACGGCACGGTGGCATCGGCGGTGGCGGCCATGAAACAGGGGGCGGTGGATTTCATCCAGAAGCCGCTCTCCATGGAGGAGGTCTGCCTGGCGGTCGATCGATGCCTCGAGAATCGCCGGATCCGCAATCGCCTGGATGCCTTCCAGGAAGCTCAGCGCCGCGAGTCCGAGGATATCCGGATTGTCGGCCAGTGCCCGGAGATCGTCCAGGTGCTCTCCATCGCCCAGCGCATTGCGGCCCTGCCGGCCGACCCGGGCGGCGGGCTGGTCACCACGCTCATCCTGGGCGAGACCGGCACCGGCAAGGGCGTCGTGGCCCGCTACATTCACCACCACTGCCTGCGGCCGGACCGCCCTTTCGTCCAGGTGAACTGCACCGCCATCCCCGAGAACCTCTTCGAAGCCGAGCTCTTCGGCCACGAGAAGGGCAGTTTCACGGACGCGAAGGCGACCCGCAAGGGCCTGTTCGAGACCGCCCACGAAGGCACGTTGTTCCTCGACGAGATCGGCGACATGCCCAGCTCGACTCAAGCCAAGCTGCTGGTCGCGATCGAGAGCGGGCGATACCGGCGACTGGGCGCGGCCGCCGAGCGATCGGCCGATGTGCGTATCATCGCCGCCACCAACAGCGACCTTCAGCGCAGGGTGGAGGAACGAGCGTTCCGGGCCGACCTGTTCTTCCGCCTCAAGGTTTTTGCCATCGAGCTACCCCCGTTACGGGCCCGCGGCGATGACCTGTTTCTGCTCACCGAGCACTTCCTGGGCACCTTCTGCCGCAACCTGCATAAGAGAGTCCCGGCCGTGCCCCTCCGAACCCGGGAGGTCATGCGCCGGTACCCCTGGCCGGGCAACGTGCGAGAATTGGCCAACGTCCTCCAGCGAGCGGTGCTGATCAACGATTCCGACCAGCTGGAACCTGCCATGCTGGGGCTGGAAGGAGCGAGCGTCGCCGCGACGCCACCGGTCGGCAGCACCCAGTTCGATTTTGCCCGTGAGGACTGCACCCTGTCCGGTGTCGAGCGGAAGCTGCTCCAGGCGGCCCTGGAGTTCACCAAGGGCAACGTGTCGGAAACTGCCCGGCTTCTCGGCCTGACCCGGGGGGGGCTGCGACACAAGATGGAGAAACTGGGCCTGTGA
- a CDS encoding HAMP domain-containing histidine kinase — MDLRYKFGLLIFIYVVSLSANFGMSAWGIAVYFDSAFHDFQSEATEEEQIGQLRQLLRRQRELLDDARDPADLAKECEDLQYQFSEAMLPILSRLSEDPGDTRGQAIEWALQDQKTAAQQFLARRSSSQPAGELSPEEEQAFVQLDLLLLETNGLFSQKRERNVAEAARIQEQVMTILVVNTAVGGVLCAVGVFFVRRWVMNPIADLREATKQISHGNFEYRIRPKASDELGRLAGEVNQMSSTIIEMQTKMVEQERLAAAGEMVTRLAHNIRNPLAGIRGLAEATIQSHPDDEQTTECQKRIINTVDRFEKWLRDLQQSVSPLELNLQPVAIGEVLNSVVTALRPMLDRRGIDVQIEVDRKMGPVQLDSLHFEQALVSLVTNAVQASEKGQSVRVAAEPIPESRGRWRLTVEDHGVGIPHELHHKIFLPYFTTKPDGNGIGLAMANKVVRLHGGELKVQSELGKGSRFDALMPGLISEN; from the coding sequence GTGGACCTCAGGTACAAATTCGGACTGCTGATTTTCATCTACGTCGTGTCGTTGTCTGCGAATTTTGGCATGTCTGCCTGGGGGATCGCGGTCTACTTTGACTCGGCCTTCCACGATTTCCAGTCCGAGGCCACCGAGGAGGAGCAGATCGGGCAGCTTCGGCAGCTTCTCCGACGGCAGCGGGAGTTGCTCGATGACGCCCGCGATCCGGCTGATCTGGCGAAGGAGTGCGAGGATCTCCAGTATCAGTTTTCCGAAGCGATGCTGCCGATCCTGAGCCGGCTGTCGGAGGACCCGGGGGATACGCGGGGGCAGGCCATCGAGTGGGCGTTGCAGGACCAGAAGACTGCCGCCCAGCAATTCCTGGCAAGACGGTCTTCCAGCCAGCCGGCCGGCGAGTTGTCGCCGGAGGAGGAGCAGGCGTTTGTGCAGCTGGATCTGCTGCTGCTGGAGACGAACGGCCTGTTCAGCCAGAAGCGGGAGCGTAACGTGGCCGAGGCTGCGCGTATCCAGGAGCAGGTGATGACCATCCTGGTCGTCAACACCGCGGTCGGCGGCGTGCTCTGTGCCGTGGGCGTGTTCTTCGTGCGGCGATGGGTCATGAACCCGATCGCCGATCTCCGCGAAGCCACCAAGCAGATCTCGCACGGCAACTTCGAGTACCGCATCCGTCCGAAGGCCAGCGACGAGCTGGGACGCCTGGCCGGCGAGGTGAACCAGATGAGCTCGACCATTATCGAGATGCAGACCAAGATGGTCGAGCAGGAACGGCTTGCCGCGGCCGGCGAGATGGTCACCCGGCTGGCCCACAACATCCGAAATCCCCTGGCCGGAATCCGGGGCCTGGCCGAAGCCACCATTCAGAGCCACCCCGATGACGAGCAGACCACCGAGTGCCAGAAGCGGATCATCAACACCGTGGATCGCTTCGAGAAATGGCTTCGCGACCTGCAGCAATCGGTATCACCGCTCGAACTCAACCTGCAGCCGGTTGCGATCGGCGAGGTGCTCAACAGCGTGGTGACCGCCCTGCGGCCGATGCTCGACCGCCGGGGCATCGACGTTCAGATCGAGGTGGACCGGAAGATGGGGCCGGTCCAGTTGGACAGCCTGCACTTCGAGCAGGCCCTGGTCAGCCTGGTCACCAACGCTGTCCAGGCCTCGGAGAAGGGGCAATCGGTACGGGTGGCCGCCGAACCGATTCCCGAGTCTCGCGGGCGATGGCGACTCACGGTCGAGGACCACGGCGTCGGGATACCCCACGAGCTTCACCACAAGATCTTCCTGCCCTATTTCACCACCAAGCCGGATGGCAACGGGATCGGGCTGGCCATGGCCAACAAGGTGGTGCGGCTTCACGGCGGTGAACTCAAGGTCCAGTCGGAACTCGGCAAGGGCAGCCGGTTTGACGCCCTGATGCCCGGGCTCATCTCGGAGAACTGA